Genomic window (Enterobacteriaceae bacterium 4M9):
GTTCAATCCAGGCAAATCCTTCGGGGGTGCGAAACAGACGTAAATTGCTCCACATTTTGCCTTTGGGATCGCAATGGGCCACCAACAGATGCTGGCTGCTGGTCAGCGCTGCCACGTCTGCGGTAACCTGGCCCTGGAGATATTTCTCACCATCGGCACCGACGGCGGTTGCCAGCGCCCAGTCTTCCAGTGAAATCAGTGTAAGTGGCAGGCGTGCGCTTGCGGTTGCCTGACGAGGGGGAAACGGGTTGAAAGCCATAGCAGAGTCCTGGGTTAAGCAGGTGATGAATGCTTCTAATGGTAAAAGAGCGCGGGACCATTGCAAGCGCTTTGATAATGCGATTTGTGCCGTTGTGTTATCGCTACGAGCCGTGTCGTAAAAAAATGAAAGCGCTAACGTGATGATGGATTTTTCATGGAGATTGCTTCCAGCCTGCAACATTCAGTTAATGGAAATGATAAAAAACCAGTTACAATGGCTGCCGACCCCCAATTCTCTGTAATGCAGGAAAAAGAGACGATGGATATCAATAACAAGGCTCGTATTCACTGGGCCTGCCGGCGCGGTATGCGCGAACTCGATATTTCCATCATGCCGTTTTTTGAGCATGAATATGACACCCTGAACGATGACGACAAGCGTTTGTTTGTTCGCCTGCTGGAGTGTGACGACCCCGATTTGTTCAACTGGCTTATGAATCACGGGACGCCAGCGGATGCCGGGTTTCAGCGTATGGTGCAGTTAATTCAGCAGCGGAATCGGGATCGTGGTCCTGTGGCAATGTGATATCCGGGTTTCCTGGCGCGCGCAGTGGCTGTCGCTGTTATTGCACGGCGTGATAGCGACGGTGCTGTTACTGCTACCGTGGCCGTTAAGCTATACGCCGGTGTGGCTGCTGTTGCTTTCGCTGGTGGTGTTTGACTGCGTGCGCAGCCAGCGGCGCATTCGCGCAAGACACGGCGCGCTGACGCTGATGGATGATTACCGGCTGCAATGGCAGGGCAGGGAATGGCACCTCTGCGGGCAGCCGTGGCTGCTGCCTGGCGGCATGTTGCTGCGGCTTTCTGGCGATAACAAAAGCCAGCGCCTGTGGCTGGCGGCTGACAGTCTGGGTACGCGAGAATGGCGTGATTTACGCCGCTTGCTGTTGGCTCGGGATTAGGTCTGGTCTAGCCAAACAGTTCAGCCATCTCTGCTAAAATTTGCTCACACCAGGTGGCGATGCGCGCATCGCTGAGGTCGTACTGGTTGGTCTCGTCCAGGGCGAGGCCAACAAACAGTTCGCCGCCTGCCGTTACTGGCTTAGGGCTGGTGAACTCATAGCCTTCAGTGGGCCAGTAGCCCATAAACTTCACACCGAGCGGGGTCAGTGCATCATGCAGCATGCCGAGTGCGTCAAGAAACCACTCGCCATAGCCTAACTGGTCACCCATACCGTAAAGCGCAACCGGTTTGCCTTTGAGATCTAATGCGCCAAGCTGCTCCCAGATAGCTTCCCAGTCTTCCTGTATTTCACCAAAATCCCAGGTTGGAATGCCAAGGATAAGCACATCGTACTGCTCCATCAGCGTTGGGCTGTCGTCTTTCAGGTTATGCAGCGTGACCAGTTCAGGGCCGATAATATCGCGGATTTTCTCCGCCGCCATTTCGGTGTAACAGGTGCTGGAGCCATAGAAAAGGCCGATTTTCATAGCGATGACTACTCTTTTTAACAGACAGGCTTACGCGCCAGTGTATCACAGCCTGCGGGCTTCATCGCGCAGGTGCATTGGCAAGGCTTGCGCTTATCACCCTGTCGCGGTGGTGCTCGCGTGATGGGAGCAGGCGCTGGAAAGCAGGTCGGCACGCCAGGCTTTCAGGTCACATGCTGCCCTGCAAGGTCACGGTTTTTGGGTATAATGCGCGAAGCCGAAACAAAAAGAGGTCGTTGTGGAACAGGATTTAGCCCGCGTAGAACAGTTTCTTGATGCCTTGTGGCTGGAGAAAAACCTGGCGGAAAACACGCTTAGCGCTTATCGCCGCGATCTTAAAACCGTGGTTGAGTGGTTGCACGGTAACGGTCAGTCGCTGTTGAGCGCGGGTCCAGACGATCTGCAGGCGCTGCTGGCCGATCGCGTTGAAGGCGGCTATAAAGCGACCAGCTCCGCGCGCCTTCTGAGCGCGCTGCGCCGCCTGTTTCGTTATCTCTACCAGCAAAAAGAGCGCGCCGATGACCCCAGTGCGCCGCTCTCATCCCCCAAATTGCCCCAGCGGTTACCCAAAGACCTGAGCGAAGCGCAGGTAAGCCAGCTTTTGCAGACACCGCTGGTGGAAGAGCCGCTGGAGCTTCGTGATAAAGCGATGCTGGAGGTGCTTTACGCCACGGGCCTTCGCGTCTCGGAGCTGGTCGGCCTGCAAATGAGTGATATTAGCCTGCGCCAGGGCGTGGTGCGTGTTATTGGTAAAGGCAACAAAGAGCGGCTGGTGCCGCTCGGCGAAGAAGCGGTTTACTGGGTTGAAAACTACCTGACTCATGGTCGTCCGTGGCTGTTGAACGAGCAGGCAAGCGATGTGCTGTTTCCAAGCCAGCGCGCGCGCCAGATGACGCGCCAGACTTTCTGGCATCGGATAAAACATTATGCCACGCTCGCGGGCATCGACAGTGCTAAGCTGTCGCCCCATGTTTTGCGCCATGCGTTTGCGACCCACTTACTCAATCATGGAGCCGATTTGCGCGTGGTGCAGATGTTGTTAGGGCATAGCGATCTCTCCACAACGCAAATTTATACACATGTAGCGACCGAACGTTTGCGTCAGCTGCATCAACAGCACCACCCGAGAGCGTGAGTGCCATCAATGATGAAGGAATCATTATGAAAAAAAGTTTTTTGCTGTTCTCCCTGCTGGCGGCCGCGTTTTCTGGCTTTGCTCACGCTGATGATGCAGCAATTAAGCAGACGTTGGGCAAACTGGGCCTTACGAATGCCGAAATTCAGGATGCGCCGGTTGCCGGGATGAAAACCGTGATTTCCAACAGCGGCGTGCTCTATCTCTCGCAAGATGGCAAATATCTGGTGCAGGGACCGGTTTATGATGTCAGCGGCAGCCAGCCGGTGAACATCACCAACAAGCTCCTGATGGGCAAACTGAATGCGCTGGAAAAAGAGATGATCGTCTATAAAGCCGCGCAGGAAAAACACGTCATTACGGTGTTCACCGACATCACCTGTGGTTATTGCCATAAGCTGCACGAAGAGATGAGCGACTATAACGCGCTGGGTATTACCGTGCGCTACCTGGCGTTCCCGCGTCAGGGCGTCAACAGCCAGGCCGAAAAGGATATGAAATCCATCTGGTGTGCCAAAGACCGCAATAAGGCCTTTGATGCCGCTATTAAAGGCAGCCCGGTCACGGCGGCAAGCTGCGACCTCGATATCAAAAAACATTACGCGCTGGGCGTGCAGTTCGGTATTCAGGGCACGCCAGCCGTGTTACTGACTGACGGTACCCTGATTCCGGGTTACCAGGGACCAAAAGATATGAAAGCGTTTCTGGACGAGCACCAGCGCCAGACAAAAACCAACGGGCAGTAACGGGTGAGACAAGAAATACAACTTCGCCGCCGGGAATGGGATAGTTCGATTATCCTTCCGGCGGACGTGCCACCGCTGCTGGCGCGGCTTTATGCCAGCCGCGGCGTGAAACACATGCAGGAATTAGAGCGCGGCGTGAAAGGTATGCTGCCCTGGCAGCAGCTCAACGGCATGGAGGCTGCGGTTGAGTTGCTCCATCGCGCCTTTCGTGAAGGGCTGCATATCGTTGTTGTTGGTGATTTTGACGCCGACGGCGCGACCAGCACGGCACTGAGCGTGCTGGGACTGCGGGCGTTAGGCGGCAAGCGTGTTAGCTATCTGGTTCCCAACCGTTTTGAAGACGGCTATGGCCTAAGTCCTGAGGTGGTCGATCAGGCTCACGCCCGCGGCGCGCAGCTGATTATGACCGTGGATAACGGTATATCTTCTCATGCGGGCGTGGAGCACGCGCACGCTCTGGGAATTCCGGTGCTGGTGACCGATCACCACCTGCCGGGTGACCTGCTGCCTGCCGCCGAGGCTATCGTTAACCCAAACCTGGTGGACTGCGAGTTTCCCTCTAAATCGCTTGCGGGTGTCGGCGTGGCATTTTATTTGCTGCTGGCGCTGCGTGCGCAACTGCGTGAACAAGGCTGGTTTGAAGAGCAGGGCATTGCCATGCCAAACCTTGCGGAATACCTCGACCTGGTGGCGCTGGGTACCGTGGCAGACGTAGTGCCGCTTGATACCAATAACCGCATTCTGACCTGGCAAGGGTTAAGCCGTATTCGTGCCGGGCGTTGCCGCCCTGGCATTCGTGCGCTGCTCGAAATCGCTAACCGTGACCCGCAGCGCCTGAGTGCCAGCGACCTCGGGTTTGCGCTCGGACCACGCCTTAATGCGGCAGGCAGGCTGGACGATATGTCCGTCGGCGTGGCGCTTTTGCTGTGCGATAACCTGGGGCAGGCGCGCGTGCTGGCAAATGAGCTGGATGCGCTCAACCAGACCCGCAAAGAAATCGAGCAGGGGATGCAGGCCGAAGCCATGGTGCTGTGTGATGAACTGGGGCGTAGCAGTGAGGCGATGCCCGCAGGGCTTGCGCTGTATCACCCGCAGTGGCACCAGGGCGTGGTCGGTATTCTTGCCTCACGCATCAAAGAGCGTTTTCACCGCCCGGTGATTGCGTTTGCGCCCGCAGGCGACGGCATTCTCAAAGGCTCTGGTCGTTCTGTGCAGGGATTGCATATGCGCGACGCGCTGGAGCGCCTGGACACGCAAAAACCGGGCCTGATGCTGAAGTTCGGTGGCCACGCCATGGCAGCCGGTTTGTCGCTTGAAGAAGCGCGTTTTGAGGAGTTTAACCAACGTTTTTGCGCGCTGGTTAACGACTGGCTTGACCCGGCAATGTTGCAGGGCGAAATCTGGAGCGATGGGCCGTTGGCCGCTCAGGAGATGACGCTTGAAACCGCAGAGCTTCTGCGCGACGCCGGGCCCTGGGGCCAGATGTTCCCGGAACCCTTATTTGATGGCAAATTCCGCCTGCTCCAGCAGCGTATCGTTGGTGAGCGCCACCTGAAGGTGATGGTGGAGCCTGTTGGCGGCGGGCCGCTGCTTGACGGCATTGCGTTTAACGTTGATACCAGCCGCTGGCCGGACAATGGTGTGCGTGAAGTAGAGCTTGCCTATAAGCTCAACGTCAATGAGTTTCGCGGCAACCGCAGCGTACAGCTTCTTATTGATGCCATCTGGCCGCTGTAGGCGGCCTTCCACATATGCCGGGGAGAAAGTCCCCGGCAGGTGAAGCAAAGCTATAAAAGGCCGCGCAAATCCGGTAAACTTTCGCCCCTACGACCAGAATCTGACCACTCCACTGACAAAAAGAATCTGCATACCATGTTTGAAATTAACCCGGTAAAAAACCGCATCCAGGACCTCACTGAACGCTCTGACGTTCTTAGGGGGTATCTTTGACTACGATGCCAGGAAAGAGCGTCTTGAAGAAGTAAACGCCGAGCTGGAACAGCCGGACGTCTGGAACGAACCCGAGCGCGCACAGGCGCTGGGCAAAGAGCGCTCCTCGCTTGAAGCGGTGGTTGATACGCTGGATCAAATGGCCCAGGGCCTGGAAGATGTTTCCGGTCTGCTGGAGCTGGCCGTTGAGGCCGACGACGAAGAAACCTTCAACGAAGCAGTAGCAGAGCTCGATCAGCTGGACGACAAACTGGCACAGCTTGAATTTCGCCGCATGTTCTCCGGCGAATATGATAACGCCGACTGCTATCTCGATATCCAGGCAGGCTCCGGCGGCACCGAAGCACAGGACTGGGCCAGCATGCTGCTGCGTATGTATCTGCGTTGGGCAGAAGCCCGCGGCTTCAAGACCGAAATCATTGAAGAGTCCGAAGGTGAAGTGGCCGGACTCAAATCCGCGACCATCAAAATTATCGGCGATTACGCTTACGGCTGGCTGCGTACTGAAACCGGCGTGCACCGCCTGGTACGTAAGAGCCCGTTTGACTCCGGCGGCCGTCGCCACACCTCGTTCAGTTCCGCGTTTGTTTATCCGGAAGTGGACGACGATATCGATATCGAAATCAACCCGGCGGATCTGCGCATTGACGTCTATCGTGCCTCCGGCGCGGGTGGTCAGCACGTTAACCGTACCGAATCAGCGGTACGTATCACCCATATCCCGACCGGGACGGTGACGCAGTGCCAGAACGACCGTTCCCAGCACAAGAACAAAGACCAGGCGATGAAGCAGATGAAGGCGAAGCTGTACGAGCTGGAAATGCAGAAGAAAAACGCCGAAAAACAGGTTATGGAAGACAACAAATCTGATATCGGCTGGGGCAGTCAGATTCGCTCTTATGTACTGGACGATGCGCGTATTAAAGACCTGCGCACCGGGGTGGAAACCCGTAACACCCAGGCGGTACTGGATGGCGATCTCGACAAATTTATTGAAGCAAGTTTGAAAGCAGGGTTATGAGGAACCAACATGTCTGAACAACAACCACAGGGCAGCGAAGCGGCGGTAGAGTTAAACAACGAACTGATGAACCGTCGTGAGAAGCTGGTTGCGCTGCGTGAGCAGGGCATCGCTTTCCCCCAACGACTTTCGTCGTGACCATACCTCTGACCAACTGCACAGCGCCTTCGATGCCAAAGAAAACGAAGAGCTGGAAGACCTTAACGTCGAAGTGAGCGTGGCCGGACGTATGATGACCCGCCGCATCATGGGTAAGGCGTCTTTCGTGACGCTTCAGGACGTTGGCGGTCGTATTCAGCTGTACGTCGCGCGTGATGATCTGCCGGAAGGCATTTATAACGAGCAGTTTAAGAAGTGGGATCTCGGCGATATTCTTGGCGCCCGTGGTAAGTTGTTTAAGACCAAGACCGGCGAGCTGTCCATTCACTGCACCGAGCTGCGCCTACTGACTAAAGCACTGCGTCCGCTGCCGGACAAGTTCCACGGCCTGGCAGACCAGGAAACCCGCTATCGTCAGCGCTATCTGGATCTCATCGCCAACGACGAATCACGCCACACCTTTATGGTGCGCTCGCGCATTATGGCGGGCATCCGCCAGTTTATGGTGGGCCGCGGCTTCATGGAAGTCGAAACCCCGATGATGCAGGTGATTCCGGGCGGTGCCGCCGCGCGTCCGTTTGTGACGCATCACAATGCGCTGGATTTGGATATGTACCTGCGTATTGCGCCGGAGCTGTATCTCAAGCGTCTGGTGGTCGGTGGCTTTGAGCGCGTGTTCGAAATCAACCGTAACTTCCGTAACGAGGGCATCTCTGTACGCCACAACCCTGAGTTCACCATGATGGAACTCTACATGGCGTATGCAGATTACAAAGACCTGATTGAACTGACTGAGTCGCTGTTTCGCACCCTGGCGCAGGACGTGCTGGGCCAGACGCAGGTGCCGTACGGCGAAGAGACGTTTGACTTCGGCAAGCCGTTTGAAAAACTGACCATGCGTGAAGCTATCAAGAAATACCGCCCGGAAACCGATATGGCGAGTCTGGATAACTTTGACAGCGCTAAGGCGATTGCCGAGACCATTGGCATTAAGGTTGAGAAGAGTTGGGGCCTTGGTCGCATCGTGACCGAGATCTTTGAAGAAGTGGCAGAGAGCCATCTGATTCAGCCGACCTTTATCACCGAATACCCGGCTGAGGTTTCACCGCTGGCGCGCCGTAACGACGTGAACCCGGAAATCACCGACCGCTTTGAGTTCTTCATTGGCGGGCGTGAAATCGGCAACGGCTTCTCCGAGCTTAACGACGCGGAAGACCAGGCGCAGCGCTTTGCTGACCAGGTGGCGGCGAAGGATGCAGGCGACGACGAAGCGATGTTCTTTGACGAAGACTACGTGACGGCGCTGGAACACGGGCTGCCGCCGACGGCGGGTCTGGGCATTGGTATTGACCGTATGGTGATGCTGTTTACTAACAGCCACACCATCCGCGATGTGATTTTGTTCCCGGCTATGCGCCCGGTTAAATAAAATCACCTGTAGTGCCTGAAAACGCCCTCTTTATGAGGGCGTTTTTGTATCTGTAGCGGGGCGATGCTAAGATAAGCCGCTTTGTTAACTGGGCGGAGAAGACGAACGTGAGCAACGGACGCCGTGGCACATCCTGGGTTTTAAGCGCAGCCTGTCTGGCGCTGTGCCTGCTACTGACAGCCTGTTCGTCCAGCAAAAAATCCGTACCGGAAAAGGGCAGCTACAGCGGCGCGACCTATACCGTTAAACGTGGTGATACTCTCTGGCGCATCGCCCGCATGAGCGGTAGTAGTGTGAATGAACTGGCGCGCATCAACAACCTGCGCTCGCCTTACACGCTGGAGATTGGTCAAAAACTGCGCGTGAAGTCCTCCGGCAGTGCAAAAACCTCCGCTACGGCACGCAACACCACAGCCCGCAAAACGACAGCTCGTAAAAATACAACCGCCACGCGCAACACCTCAACCAGTACGCCTAAAGTGGCTGCACCGCCGGTGGGTTCACGCTGCTGGCGTTGGCCAGCAAAAGGCAATGTCATTCTGCCATTCTCCACCGCGGAAGGTGGCAACAAAGGGCTGGATATTGGTGGTTCCCGCGGTGCACCAATCTATGCCGCAGGTGCAGGCCGGGTGGTGTACGCCGGTAACCAGCTGCGCGGTTATGGCAACCTGATTCTGATTAAGCACGGCGAAGATTACATTACCGCTTACGGCCATAACGAGAAGCTGCTGGTTAACGAAGGCCAGCAGGTGAGCGCCGGGCAGCAAATTGCGACCATGGGCAGCAGCGGCAGTACCTCGGTGCGCCTGCACTTCCAGATTCGCTACCGCGCGACCGCCATCGATCCGCAGCGCTATCTGCCACCGTCGTGCTGACGGTGCTTAAAATACCATCACTTAGCGACGCCGGGGCTTGCCAGCCCCGGCTGACAGTTTATAATGCGGGACGCACTGATGTTGCGGGCGTAGTTCAATGGTAGAACGAGAGCTTCCCAAGCTCTATACGAGGGTTCGATTCCCTTCGCCCGCTCCATGACACTTCTTAAAGTTCAATAAGTTACTGAATCCTAAGGGATATGGCTTAACGCCTTCCGATAGTTTTACTCACTGTAACCAACACTGTGACTAACTTTGTTGAAGTAGTGAGCAGACCTAAGGTCTCAGTACATGCTCAACTCAAGAACCTACCTTTACCAGCGTAACGGTGTCTTTTATATCCGTCTTAGGATGAAGACCACTGGTCGCCTGACCGCTTCGCTTCCTTCTCACAACCGTTATAAACTAGCGTCAGTATCTTTACGGACCAAGGACAGACGCACCGCTATGGCTCACTCTCGACACATCAAGTCAGCACTTAGAGCAATACACGCAGACAACCCTAACGCCTCTTATGAGGTGCTACGGGAGCACCTGAAGACTATTGTCGAGTGGGAACTTAGTGTCAGCCGTGATGACCTGAACGACCCTGAGTCCTACCAGCTCTACGTTGACCAGTACGATGACATCAAGTCCAACCTTCGGGAAGCTGTAGCGACTGAGCACCTGACTGTAGACCAGCATCGCTATATCAATGACGTTATCGGTGTGCTTAAAGCGTGTCAGGATAGACTCAAAGGCGATACCTCTGGCCTGTTGTCTTACCTTGAGCCTGAGACTGGCAGTCTAAGACCGTCCGTCTCCCTATCTGTATTGGCAGAGCCTGAAGTCCCCGAGCCTAAAGCACTGACCCTCGCGTCTCTCATTGAGCAGTACGAGCAGGAGAACGCCCAGAACTGGAAGCCAGCGACCCTAAGCGAGAACCGAGCGTCGCACTCCACGCTAATCGAGATATTCGACTATCTGGATATTCAGGATGTCGGCAAGGCGACCCGTTCAGATATGCTCAGGGTCCGTGAAGTCCTCCAGCAGATACCGAAGAACCGCAAGCAACGCTTTAAGTCTATGCCGCTGTCTGACCTGCTGAACCGGGAGTCTAAGACTGACTGTTTGGATGTCGTTACCATCAACAATAAATATCTTATCAAGATGGCTGCTGTGTTTAAGTGGGCGGTACGCAACGACCTGATAGCTAAGAACCTGACCGAAGGTCTTGAGCTGAAAGTCCCGCAGCGTAAAGCCTCCGACGCTCGTGATGCGTTCAGCCCTGAGCAGGTAGGGCAACTACTGGTCGCCGCTAAAGCGTACTCTCAGAAGACCGCAGGTAAGCCATACCATTATTACGTCACCGCTCTGGCTGCAATCACTGGAGCAAGACTTAACGAGGTGGCACAACTTCAGGTCAAAGACGTCAGGACCACTGAGGCCGGGACCGTGTATATCCATATCAACGAAGACGATAGCAGCCTACCGGGTAAAAGTATTAAGAACGCTCATAGCGACCGCTGTGTCCCGCTGGTCGATGGCGCTTATGGTTTTGTATTGGCTGACTTTATGTCGCTTGTGGAAGACCGTAGAAAGACTGCGGGTGATAATGCTATGGTATTCGATGGCCTCAAGCTGATGAAGAATGGCTACGGTGAGCAGGTGAGCAAATGGTTTAACAGAACGTTGCTGCCTAAAGTCCTTGCTGACCGTAGCGGCTTAGCCTTTCACTCATTCAGGCACACTGTTGCGACCCAGTTAAAACAACATGGGGTCGAGTTAGCGTATGCTCAGGCGATTATGGGTCATAGCTCAGGGTCTATAACTTACGACCGTTACGCGAAAGAGGTCGAGGTGGAAACGCTGAAAGAAAAATTAGTGGAGTCATTGTCAGTAAAAAAATAGACGGAAAGTAATCGCATAGGGATAGCGGAACGTGAGGACGTAATGGTCAAAGAATTTTTAGTTAGCAAAGAAAATAAGCCTTCATATGAATGTATGAATACTGCTGAAACTTGTTTGGGGCTGGCTGGAATGGCTTCAGAAGATTGGCAACGTGAGCATCATTGCCGCACAGGTATAATATTTACTGCTTTTGCTATTGAGGCTATGTTCATCTTCTATAGAAAACAGGTTGACCCCGGCTACGATAAGACGCAGAAAGAGTGCAGAAAGACAATGCACAAGAATACGTTAAAGTTGTGCGGTATAAACAATTATATGGGGACAAAACCTTACCAAATTATCAAAGAGTGTCTTGAGGTAAGAGACGCTATTGCTCACGGCGATTCGTATACATCGAGCTTTAATTTCTCGGCGGATCATTTGGATAACCAAGACGATATTGCAAAAAGTGTCTTGGCGGTAAACTCTGAACAATTTCGGGGATTAACTGTTGAGCGCCTTGCAAAATACATTGAAATGGCAAAGCATATTGACCATGAGATTTCTGATAACGGTTACAGGCCTTCTGAAGGTTACCTTCCAGCAGCCGAGCGCAGAAGCCTGATGTTAGCTTTTGGCGTCAGTGGCGTGTCAATGTGGCCCAGTGCTTGAGCGTTAATACACCCTCACTATAGAGGAAGGGACTAAACTATCACTATAGGGAGAGACCCTAAGTCCCCCCCCACGGCTTAATACAGCCACCGACCCACATATTCATTTAGTCTCAGGCTTCCGGCAGCGTACCGATTGGAAACCATACGCAGACGCCTAGTGTTAAAATCACCTTGGCCTGAGACCATTCTCTTTAACGTAGGTTATCTTCCCTTTTGACAGGCGGGGAGCAGAAGACCATATCCGACTTTAAGTTGGCTCTGTGATAATCGCTGCGCGGATAACTGAAGAACCAAGACATCATTGCTGAGGTCTGCCATCCATTTGTGGACAGGCGGAAACTCAAAGAGGTTAGACCAGTGGTGTCTG
Coding sequences:
- the dsbC gene encoding bifunctional protein-disulfide isomerase/oxidoreductase DsbC, coding for MKKSFLLFSLLAAAFSGFAHADDAAIKQTLGKLGLTNAEIQDAPVAGMKTVISNSGVLYLSQDGKYLVQGPVYDVSGSQPVNITNKLLMGKLNALEKEMIVYKAAQEKHVITVFTDITCGYCHKLHEEMSDYNALGITVRYLAFPRQGVNSQAEKDMKSIWCAKDRNKAFDAAIKGSPVTAASCDLDIKKHYALGVQFGIQGTPAVLLTDGTLIPGYQGPKDMKAFLDEHQRQTKTNGQ
- a CDS encoding site-specific integrase gives rise to the protein MLNSRTYLYQRNGVFYIRLRMKTTGRLTASLPSHNRYKLASVSLRTKDRRTAMAHSRHIKSALRAIHADNPNASYEVLREHLKTIVEWELSVSRDDLNDPESYQLYVDQYDDIKSNLREAVATEHLTVDQHRYINDVIGVLKACQDRLKGDTSGLLSYLEPETGSLRPSVSLSVLAEPEVPEPKALTLASLIEQYEQENAQNWKPATLSENRASHSTLIEIFDYLDIQDVGKATRSDMLRVREVLQQIPKNRKQRFKSMPLSDLLNRESKTDCLDVVTINNKYLIKMAAVFKWAVRNDLIAKNLTEGLELKVPQRKASDARDAFSPEQVGQLLVAAKAYSQKTAGKPYHYYVTALAAITGARLNEVAQLQVKDVRTTEAGTVYIHINEDDSSLPGKSIKNAHSDRCVPLVDGAYGFVLADFMSLVEDRRKTAGDNAMVFDGLKLMKNGYGEQVSKWFNRTLLPKVLADRSGLAFHSFRHTVATQLKQHGVELAYAQAIMGHSSGSITYDRYAKEVEVETLKEKLVESLSVKK
- the recJ gene encoding single-stranded-DNA-specific exonuclease RecJ, with the protein product MRQEIQLRRREWDSSIILPADVPPLLARLYASRGVKHMQELERGVKGMLPWQQLNGMEAAVELLHRAFREGLHIVVVGDFDADGATSTALSVLGLRALGGKRVSYLVPNRFEDGYGLSPEVVDQAHARGAQLIMTVDNGISSHAGVEHAHALGIPVLVTDHHLPGDLLPAAEAIVNPNLVDCEFPSKSLAGVGVAFYLLLALRAQLREQGWFEEQGIAMPNLAEYLDLVALGTVADVVPLDTNNRILTWQGLSRIRAGRCRPGIRALLEIANRDPQRLSASDLGFALGPRLNAAGRLDDMSVGVALLLCDNLGQARVLANELDALNQTRKEIEQGMQAEAMVLCDELGRSSEAMPAGLALYHPQWHQGVVGILASRIKERFHRPVIAFAPAGDGILKGSGRSVQGLHMRDALERLDTQKPGLMLKFGGHAMAAGLSLEEARFEEFNQRFCALVNDWLDPAMLQGEIWSDGPLAAQEMTLETAELLRDAGPWGQMFPEPLFDGKFRLLQQRIVGERHLKVMVEPVGGGPLLDGIAFNVDTSRWPDNGVREVELAYKLNVNEFRGNRSVQLLIDAIWPL
- the sdhE gene encoding FAD assembly factor SdhE, whose translation is MDINNKARIHWACRRGMRELDISIMPFFEHEYDTLNDDDKRLFVRLLECDDPDLFNWLMNHGTPADAGFQRMVQLIQQRNRDRGPVAM
- the xerD gene encoding site-specific tyrosine recombinase XerD — its product is MEQDLARVEQFLDALWLEKNLAENTLSAYRRDLKTVVEWLHGNGQSLLSAGPDDLQALLADRVEGGYKATSSARLLSALRRLFRYLYQQKERADDPSAPLSSPKLPQRLPKDLSEAQVSQLLQTPLVEEPLELRDKAMLEVLYATGLRVSELVGLQMSDISLRQGVVRVIGKGNKERLVPLGEEAVYWVENYLTHGRPWLLNEQASDVLFPSQRARQMTRQTFWHRIKHYATLAGIDSAKLSPHVLRHAFATHLLNHGADLRVVQMLLGHSDLSTTQIYTHVATERLRQLHQQHHPRA
- a CDS encoding peptidoglycan DD-metalloendopeptidase family protein — protein: MSNGRRGTSWVLSAACLALCLLLTACSSSKKSVPEKGSYSGATYTVKRGDTLWRIARMSGSSVNELARINNLRSPYTLEIGQKLRVKSSGSAKTSATARNTTARKTTARKNTTATRNTSTSTPKVAAPPVGSRCWRWPAKGNVILPFSTAEGGNKGLDIGGSRGAPIYAAGAGRVVYAGNQLRGYGNLILIKHGEDYITAYGHNEKLLVNEGQQVSAGQQIATMGSSGSTSVRLHFQIRYRATAIDPQRYLPPSC
- the fldB gene encoding flavodoxin FldB codes for the protein MKIGLFYGSSTCYTEMAAEKIRDIIGPELVTLHNLKDDSPTLMEQYDVLILGIPTWDFGEIQEDWEAIWEQLGALDLKGKPVALYGMGDQLGYGEWFLDALGMLHDALTPLGVKFMGYWPTEGYEFTSPKPVTAGGELFVGLALDETNQYDLSDARIATWCEQILAEMAELFG
- the prfB gene encoding peptide chain release factor 2 (programmed frameshift), with the translated sequence MFEINPVKNRIQDLTERSDVLRGYLDYDARKERLEEVNAELEQPDVWNEPERAQALGKERSSLEAVVDTLDQMAQGLEDVSGLLELAVEADDEETFNEAVAELDQLDDKLAQLEFRRMFSGEYDNADCYLDIQAGSGGTEAQDWASMLLRMYLRWAEARGFKTEIIEESEGEVAGLKSATIKIIGDYAYGWLRTETGVHRLVRKSPFDSGGRRHTSFSSAFVYPEVDDDIDIEINPADLRIDVYRASGAGGQHVNRTESAVRITHIPTGTVTQCQNDRSQHKNKDQAMKQMKAKLYELEMQKKNAEKQVMEDNKSDIGWGSQIRSYVLDDARIKDLRTGVETRNTQAVLDGDLDKFIEASLKAGL